The genomic segment TGTATGCGCAGTTCGCGGCGGCGATGCACGGTGATGGCGAAGCGACGGTCAGTGCGGCGCAGGCGCTGCAGCTGACGCGGTTGCTGCAGGCGGGGATGGACAGTGCGCGCGAAGGGCGGCGAATCGCGTTGGGGTGATCGGCAGGGCTGCGCCCTGCACCTGCCGAATCAACGGCAACGTCAACGTCAAAAGCAAGCTATCCGTGGGATGGCGGGGTGGATCCGGTTGCGGGGGACGCCGTAAACCCATCCCTGGGAGCTTCGACAGTTTTCCGCGCCCGACGGTAGGTGTCGACCTTGGTAGACACGGATCCACGCCATGCGTGGATCGCGTGGTCATGCGTTTTCTCTGTTACGACTTCTTGATGGCGTGGCCGCCGAATTCGTTGCGCATCGCCGACAGCAGACGGTCGGTGAACGAATTGGATTCGCGTGAACGCAGGCGTTCCAGCAGCGACAGCGTGATTACCGGGGCCGGCACGTCCAAGGCAATCGCTTCGGCCACGGTCCAGCGGCCTTCACCCGAATCCTCGACGTACGGGGCGATGCCGTCCAACGACGGATTGCGCTTGAGCGCTTCGGTGCTCAGGTCCAGCAGCCACGAACGCACCACGCTGCCATGGCGCCACACCTCCGCCACCTGGGCCAGGTCCAGTTCCATCTCCTGCTTGCGCTCCATCAGCGCGAAGCCTTCGGCGTAGGCCTGCATCATTCCGTACTCGATGCCGTTGTGGACCATCTTGGTGAAATGGCCGGCACCGGAGGGACCGACACGGGCCCAGCCGCGATCCTCGGCCGGTGCCAGCGTGCGCAGCAACGGGGCGATCTGCTCCACCACCGGGGCGTCGCCGCCGACCATCAGGCTGTAGCCTTCCTGCAGGCCCCACACGCCACCGCTGGTGCCGCAGTCGACGTAGCCCAGATCGTCTTCGGCCAACGCCTTGGCGCGACGGATCGAGTCCTGGTAGTTGGAGTTGCCACCGTCGATGACGATGTCACCCTCGGCCAGGTGCGGGGTCAGCTGGCCCAGGGTCTGGTCGACGGTTTCGCCGGCCGGCACCATCAGCCACACCACGCGCGGCACCGGCAGCGCGGCGACGGCAGCTGCCAGCGAATCCACCACTTCCAGGCCGGCCTCGGCGGCGCGCTGGCGGGCGCCTTCGCCCGGGTCGTAGCCGACCACGCGGTGGCCGCCGCGATGCAGGCGCTGGGCCATGTTGGCGCCCATGCGGCCGAGGCCGATCATTGCAATATCCATTGTTTCACCTTCAGTTGGGGTCTAGGGTCAGGCTGCCTGGCCTGCCGGTAGCCGCGCAGTGGCGCAGCTGCGCCTCGCGCCAACGCCGGTAGAGCGTGGTATGCAGATTGTGCACCGCCAGGTCGATCGAAAACGGCGTTCGTGGGTTGCGATCAAGCAGGCGGGCGACGTGGTAGCCGACGGGACGTATACCGCGCGGGTGCACATAGATCACGAACTGCTGGTAGAACGGATCGTCCAGCAGCTGGTCCATGCGTGCCAGCGTGTCGTGGTAGCGCGGTTCCAGCCGTGCGCGCAGGTCCGGGTCGCGCTCGAACAGCAGGCGCTCGAAGTAGCGCTGGCCGATGCGCGGGATGTCCTGCGCGAGCTTCCACAACTCGGCATTACGCTGGTCGTACCAGGCCAGCCCGCCGTGCAGGGCCAGCGCCTGCGCAGCGCCCTCGCCCACCTCGACCACCACGAAGTTCTCGGCCTGGTTGCTCAGATCGTCCAGCGTGCCCTTGTCGTACACATGTTCGATGAAACCCGGCACACCAACGAACGCCTGCCGCCCCATCATCGATGTGCGCACGGCCTTGCCATCGGCGAAGAAATCACCTGCGCTTGCACCCAGCAGGATGCTGTCGGTGTCATGCAGCGCCAGGAACGTGCCAATCGACAGTTCCGCGGGCTTGAACTCGGTATCGAACGCAGCATCGCCATACAGTTCGCGTTGCGTGGCCAGCTGCGCGACCTGACGGCCGACGCCACATTCGGCACGCACGCTGCCGCTGTAGAACGTCTGCAATGCACGGCTGTTGCCGGCGCTGGGTACGTAACCGCGGCCGAAACTGCGCGTGCGCTGCCAGCCCTGCGCCCCGGCACCCTTCACGCCGAAACCGATCCAGCCCAGCTGCGGACCGGAGAAGCGGAACGTCGGATTGTCCTGCAATGCGGTCGCCGCACGCTGCGTGGCGGCCCCCAGCTCGAACGCATAGGCGCAGACCGTGGCCGGGTTGTCCAGCAGTTGCCGCAGTTGTGCCTGTCGGGCCGCAGCGGGCATTGCGGCCGGCCACTGCACGCGTAGATCGCCCGCCGCCTGCGCCTCGGCCAACGTGGCGCGCGTGCACACGGCACCGCCGTGCACCTGCGGCGTGGTCACCGCCGCCTCTTCGAAGCGCCAGCCCAGCCGCTGCAGCAGGCCCTGCGTGCAGTCCACGGGCGTGGCCGCCGTCCCCAGCACGGGCACCAGCAGCAGGGCCATGCCGATCAACCTGCCGCGCACGCTCACCCCTGGTCCGTGCTGGCCGGTGCAGGTTCCGGAGTCGCAGGTACGGGCGAAGCAGGCGGCGCGGGCGTGGCTGCGTCCGCAGGCAGGTACTGCTGCAGGCGCTGGAAGAAACGACGATAGAACTCCGCATCGGTGACTGTGCTGCTGGCGACTTTCACCAGCGAATCATCGTTGCTGCCGAACGGCAGCGACACCGAGCCCAGTGCACCCACGCCCACGCTGGCCGACGTCGGGCTCTTCTTCAGCGCATAGCGGTCCTGCACCGCGCTGACGAACACCAGCGTCTGGCTGCCACGCGGCGCACAGGAGATGCGCAGCACCAGCTGCTCGTGATCGTCGTCGCGGGGCTGGAAATTCTTGTTGCCCTCCACCTGTGCCTCGTCCGAGCGGGCAATGGCATAGCCCTGGCTGAGCAGGGTCCGCCGCGCCGCTTCGCAGGCATCACCGGGACGGCCATCGACGGTGCGCGAGAAGGTGTCGCCGGAATCAAAGGATTCACGCAGCAGGGTGCTGTCGGCGGCACGGCCACCACAGGCCGACAGGATCAGGGCGCTGCTGAGGGCCACGGCAGCGCTGGTAAGACGGGAGGCCCGCATGGGTACTCCTGCGAGGACGGTACCGCCAAGGGTAGTCCCGCAGCCGTGTGCGGCAGGTCGAAAGTACTCCTGCCCGCCCCCGCCGTTGCGGCCTGTTCATGCACAAAAAAGGGGACGGAGGGGATTAAGTCGTTTGTGCCACAAACGACTTAATCCCCTCCGTCCCCTTTTCAAGCGGGCTGGCGGATCAGTCGGCCCAGCGGCCGGCGCCGGTGGACTGCGGCAGCACCTGCGCCGACAGCGGGCGGTCGTTGGCCAGCAGGTTCACCGCATCGGCCAGGATCGAGGCCGACTCGCGCAGCAGCGGGTCCGGACGCTTCTCGGCCGCCTTCTCGCGCGCCGCATCCTTGACGATGTCGCGCTCGTTGCCGGTCAGGCCGTCGTCGCTGCTGTCATCGGCCAGCGGGTCCAGGGCCAGGCCCAGTTCCTTGCGCTGCACCTGGCGTTCCTTGCGCTGGGCATCCTGGCGCTCGCGTTCGGCGCGGCGGGTCGCCTCGTTGAGCGAGATGTACTTCTTCGCTGCCTCGGTGCGGAACTGCTGCACGTCCTCGTTCCACCACTGGAATTCCTTGTCGGTGGCGATGCGCGCGTCGTGGCGGGTTTCCAGCTTCGGCAGCAGCGGTGCGAAGTTGCCGTACTGGGTGTGCGGCACGGCAGCGATGCGGGTCCACGGCAATGCGTTGTCGTAGGTGCTTTCGCCGAACTCGGTGGCATCGACGCTGGCCGGGAAGGCCAGGTCCGGCACCACGCCCTTGTGCTGGGTGCTGCTGCCGCTGATGCGGAAGAACTGGGCGATGGTCAGCTTGACCTGGCCGAAGCGCTGCGTTTCGCCGCTCGGCCAACGGTCGAGGTCGACGATGTTCTGCACGGTGCCCTTGCCGAAGCTGGTTTCACCGATCACCAGGCCACGACCGTAGTCCTGGATGGCGCCGGCAAAGATTTCCGAGGCCGAGGCCGAACCGCGGTTGATCAGCACTGCCAGCGGGCCGTCCCAGGCCACGCCCTGGTTGCGGTCGCTGTTGACGGTGACGCGGCCACCGGACTCGCGCACCTGCACCACCGGGCCCTGCTCGATGAACAGGCCGGTCAGTTCGATCGCTTCATCCAGCGAACCACCGCCGTTGTTGCGCAGGTCCAGCACCACGCCGTCCAGTTTGTCGTTCTTGAAACCGGCCAGCAGCTTGGCCACGTCGCGGGTGGCCGAGGCGTAGTCGGCGGCATTGCGGCGACGGCCTTCGAAGTCCTGGTAGAAGGTCGGCAGCTTGATCACGCCGACCTTCCGTGCCGGTTCACCGTTGGCGGCCGGAATGGTCATGGTCTCGCCCTTGGCGGCCTGTTCGGCCAGGCGCACCTTCTGCCGGGTCAGCACCAGGGTGTGGTGCTTGCCGTCGGCACCTTC from the Stenotrophomonas maltophilia genome contains:
- the gnd gene encoding phosphogluconate dehydrogenase (NAD(+)-dependent, decarboxylating), with protein sequence MDIAMIGLGRMGANMAQRLHRGGHRVVGYDPGEGARQRAAEAGLEVVDSLAAAVAALPVPRVVWLMVPAGETVDQTLGQLTPHLAEGDIVIDGGNSNYQDSIRRAKALAEDDLGYVDCGTSGGVWGLQEGYSLMVGGDAPVVEQIAPLLRTLAPAEDRGWARVGPSGAGHFTKMVHNGIEYGMMQAYAEGFALMERKQEMELDLAQVAEVWRHGSVVRSWLLDLSTEALKRNPSLDGIAPYVEDSGEGRWTVAEAIALDVPAPVITLSLLERLRSRESNSFTDRLLSAMRNEFGGHAIKKS
- a CDS encoding DUF2242 domain-containing protein is translated as MRASRLTSAAVALSSALILSACGGRAADSTLLRESFDSGDTFSRTVDGRPGDACEAARRTLLSQGYAIARSDEAQVEGNKNFQPRDDDHEQLVLRISCAPRGSQTLVFVSAVQDRYALKKSPTSASVGVGALGSVSLPFGSNDDSLVKVASSTVTDAEFYRRFFQRLQQYLPADAATPAPPASPVPATPEPAPASTDQG
- a CDS encoding carboxy terminal-processing peptidase, giving the protein MKFKAPAFLMALALVAPLALAAKADSPALPAAATADQVTTSKLVYGLLSDSRYAYRPRALDEATSKDVFKRYLETLDGGKQYFTQADVARFAPFEANISSAIRGGELEPAFQVFAVYKQRVGERVAYARRLLKQEPDFTTDERFEYDRKKVPWAASSAELDELWRKSVKNDWLRLKLAGKKPDDIRKTLDKRYATLEKSVNELKGEDVFQFFMNSYTSAVDPHTDYFTPRTAENFNQAMSLSLEGIGAQLQRQDDVVVIREIIAGGPAAVDGTLKPGDRIVGVGQGKSGLVEDVIGWRIDDVVAKIRGAKDTQVKLEFIPAAEGADGKHHTLVLTRQKVRLAEQAAKGETMTIPAANGEPARKVGVIKLPTFYQDFEGRRRNAADYASATRDVAKLLAGFKNDKLDGVVLDLRNNGGGSLDEAIELTGLFIEQGPVVQVRESGGRVTVNSDRNQGVAWDGPLAVLINRGSASASEIFAGAIQDYGRGLVIGETSFGKGTVQNIVDLDRWPSGETQRFGQVKLTIAQFFRISGSSTQHKGVVPDLAFPASVDATEFGESTYDNALPWTRIAAVPHTQYGNFAPLLPKLETRHDARIATDKEFQWWNEDVQQFRTEAAKKYISLNEATRRAERERQDAQRKERQVQRKELGLALDPLADDSSDDGLTGNERDIVKDAAREKAAEKRPDPLLRESASILADAVNLLANDRPLSAQVLPQSTGAGRWAD